Part of the Spinacia oleracea cultivar Varoflay chromosome 5, BTI_SOV_V1, whole genome shotgun sequence genome, CAGTTGCTATTATCTTTTACTGCTTTCTCTTGTTGATACTGCTTCCGCTTGCAGACAACACTCTACCGAAGTGATCTCGTCTTAAATAATACTTTTGCTCAACAATCCGTGTTACTCTACCAAAGTGTGTCTCTGGCTCTCCGCTCAACTgaaaggctcaccctacttttGTAATGCTTACAAAATATTATTTGGTAATTTAAATTATATCAATTTCTCGATACTGCAAGTtttacaaacaaaataaaacaagatGAGCCTTTcacaaccttttttttttatgttgttcAATAATTTCTCTGaattaaattggggattttctTTTTGAAATTCGATTATTTGGCATTGATGTGGAAAAattaaagttttttttattaggAAGGTCGATAAAGAGATTAGTGGTGCTTCCTTATACAAACTCCAATATATATCTTTATCAGGACCCCTTCAGAGATTAATCTTTTCTTATATAGATTCCCTTGAATATTTTTTACACTCAACTAAGAAATTGTGACGCCTAAGCTTCTTGGAAGTTAGAACTATTGAACTGTTGCACGTTCTTATCTCATAAAGTAGCGTACCGACAGGCAGTGGAGGCTCAAGGAGGAAAAGTCTAATTGTCGGTGTGATGCGATCTTGCAGAGAGAAAGAAATACTATAAGCCACTTCTAGAGCTTTAATTAGTGTGAGATTATTATTTTTGGTGTACGTATAATGGTATATCTCTTGGAAATTCGCCTTTTTTATGTACAGGTACTGATCATATGCAATATCCAATGTCTTAGCAGTATTTGCTACAATTGATGTCTGCAGTCTGGTGTGGTTGTAGCGGACGGACAAAGGGGAAGGTAATTTTGCACGCTTCTCCGAGAAGACGAGGTGCACCTTGCCAGAGTCTGATATCAGGTGGTTATTCTCCCATCAATTGTCCATTTTTTTATTCCATTCTTATTTATcgtgttttttttgtttctccaaCTCTCTTGAAATTAAAAAATTCAGTTGTTGAAGAAGCATTGTTGGAAGGAACTGATCTTGATGCTTCTCAATAGGTTCCTTTTCACTCTTTCATCCAATTATGCCCACTTAGGTTTCTTTTGTTATTGCCAATGCACACGATAATTAGTGGAGATCATAGAAGCTCAAGAAAGTTCTTGGAAAAGGTGTAATTGACCCTTTATATAAAATCAGTTTGTGTATTTGAGTCTCAGCTGTCTACTTTGAACAAGTCTATGTTGATATCCAAAAGCATTCAAGTGTTTGTGTTAAGGCCAAACTATTGTGTGGTTCGCAAGTGAATTATAATGTTCCTTTCTTTTTGTAGGCAGCAAAACTGTAGCCCAACTGTATGTCTACTTGATATTCTATTGCTGTCCACCATATCAAAGATGCAGGCATGTAAAAAAATCTGACTGAACACGTATCCTTGGCTGGAAATGAGATGGCATTAATACTTAGAGAAGCCGATCCAATGTTGATTGATCCTCCAATTGCATGGACTTGATTTGCCATGGTTCACCAGGCTCAGCATGAGATTGCAGCAGCATTTGAAAGTGAACAGAAGGAATTGATGGGGGTGAAGAGCATGCTATTTTGTAGCTTGAAACAGGTAAATTATTCATAATCAATTTTGTTATAGGAGCTGCTTGATGTGAAACTATTCATGACTTCTTGTTGGCATGCTGCTTTCTGTTATATTTGAAGTTAAATCAAAGTATTCCAAGTTGTTCCAACAACTTTTTGTATTTTAAAGAAATCGACTTTGGATCTAATGATCTATCCCATAAGTCACTCCTTTAACCGACCTATAAGGTCTGCGTATATACGAATGAAAAATTGGTTTTCTTTCTAACTTTTCAAAACTTTTGAGGTCACTTTAAAATAGATGAACAAATTTATTGCAGCTGAAATCCTATAAACCTTGTAATTAGTGTTGCCCTAAACTACTGCTCTGCATTTAGTTTTTCAGTAAGCGTAATGTTTGATGGATAATTGAGTATAAACAGTCGTCAATCGCAACTGCATTAGCCTCGCAACTATAAAACTGTCATGACTAATAACACGCACACCTGGTGATAAATTGGAAAATTTCTAAGAAAGTAAAGAATGTCTTGTTCACCCAGTCAAGAGGGAAAAAGAAAACTAGAGGAAATAACTATATTGAACCGATCAAGTGCTGCAAATAACCCTGGTTCTTGCACTTTCTAGCAACAATATTTGGTCGCGATGCTTTGAGAAACTACAAGTAACTAGAGTAATTTAGATAATGACCTTTGTGGCTTGATATGCTAAACTCAAGAATGCCTTCTCTTGTTTCATAGGTAATTGGAGAGGATCCGGATGATACTAATGTACTAGCACCAGTTAGGGCTCGGTCTACGCACCCAAGAGTTCAAAATGTCACAGAAGTACCTTAAAGATGCAGTATCTCGACTTAGGGAATGCAGATATCCCTGGTCCAACCTTGGCATCTCTCTACAGTTAGCAGAAGAACCATTTCAAGATGAGGAGGCTTTCAATCGAGCCTTACTTTTGCCTACTTCTCAGCAAGCACATGCAATATTTCGAACCTAGAGAATTATTACAGGCAGGAAAAGAAATATGATAGTGCAAAAGAAATGTTCACAAAAGCACTTCAGCTCACAAAAGCATCTTATTTGAATCTCAACAATTTCTGCCAATATCAGTTCTTTCatctcttgttttttttttcctgttttgtagtttttgtttaatttttatgttGTTCTGCATTCTTGTTACAGAGTTTTATCATTGTTACAGAATATGATGGATAAAACTCATCACTACATCAATTACTTGTTTGTTAATTAAGCTCTATTGTTAAGCATGAACACTCAActgttttcatatactaataAGGCTCGGGATTTACATTGTacttcgaaaattatttttctcTATCTTGGGGTTTAACTAAATTTAGCGTCTTATGTCGTACCACGTTGAGTCGTGCCGTGCCttgttttccaaaaaaatgcGGCCCAGGCTTGGCTCACGACTTTGTGCTCATGCCGAGCTGGGCCGAACCGAGCTTCTTTTGAGGGCAGTCAGAATTTTTCCATATTATGTTTAATGCGGAAATCAAGAGTCTAATGAGTTATTGCAGGCACTACTAATCAGTCCTCCAATTGTTGTTTGGTTTGTTGCTAGTTAACCAAGCAAAAAAGAGGTCctcaaatgaagaaactgcactGGTGCAACAAATTCTGAAGACATTACTACCTTCTCGGGCCTCAATTAGTTGTCATGAGAAACTCTGTTTGCAGCTCATTGTTAAAAATTCAGTCAGGTTCGTGTAAAATGTCAGTATTATATGTGCACATAATAGGGTAATATCTCTCGGCACGAAAAAGCCTGGCCCGAGCATGAAGTAGTGGGCCGTGGGCTGcaattatttttggaaaaagcacgataCGACTCGATATGGCACGAAAAAACTCGTTAAATTAGTTAAATTAAGCTTGGACACGACAGCCTGACCCGATGCAAAGCGGGTTTGGCATGGGTCGGACTCTTATACACCCGCGATCAGTAGGCTTGACCAGAAGCCCGACCCGGGGCACGGCCAGAAGCCCGACCCGGGGCACGACCATCCTTAGCCATACCAACGCTTAATCTTAATCAGACATCGTTTCCAGATTAGTACATTGCTTAGGAAGAAAGGAAAGTCAATTAGCAGTAAAAGTTAGATAAAAGACGACATTGGTCAACAAAAGTGTGCCTACGCCAATCTCAACTACCCAAGTATCAGTTGGATTTTCATCGCACTCAAAATCTCCTGCATTTTCCCAGTCTCTCTCCAACAACAGAGGATGTTATTGTTTCGTCCCCTTTTTGTATTACTTGTAGTTTTTCTCACGCTATTATTTGCACCCATAAACTCGCACAACGAATCGGGCGAGTGGAGCTGCGAGTCCTCCGAGTCGGGCACCCAAATCGCTGCTGAGTTCAGACCCGGTGTTGTCACTCTTGATGGGCACCCCGACGATTGGAAGGACATTGGTGGGTTtgatttctctctcctacctGCTCTTGACCCGCACGAAGATGATGCCTATAAGGGCGGAAAAATGACTGTTAAGGTATATCCTGATTCgaaattttcattattttttaattttattttgagcTTGATGGTTTATGCATTGTGGGTTCTTGTTAATTTTTGGGTTTGTTTGATTAATCTGGTTTTTGATGTCAAATTAGGATTTTTTTAGCTGCTTAAAGTTGATGAAAATTGCAGGATTTGTGTGTGTGAGTGGGTATATGATGAACCAACATAGAGTTGGCTCAAGTGGTAAGCAGCTTGATGTCGCTTAAgggaggtctcgggttcgaggcTCGCCGTATGCAGAAACTCTTGTTGGGAGACTCACCCACCATAAGCAAGGTGTGCGACACGGGTCGGATCCGGATGTAGTCGGAGCTAAGCTCCGGTGAACCGGGTGTGCTATGCGTAAAAAAAGAGTGGGTATATGATTTGAGCTTTGATGATTAATATATAGTGGCCTTTTGTTGGTTTCTGGGTTCATCTGATAATTTGTGTTGGATTGGTTTTGGATTTGAAGTTCAGTTTGCTAAGCTGTTTGGTGTTTTGAGATTTTAAAACCCTATGGTTTTCAGGGTATTGATTTGAGCTTTTTTATGGTTTATGCATTGTTTGTTCTTGGGTTCCTTTGATGATTCTGATCGGAATTGGATTTCTATGTGAAATTTGATTTTCAAGCTGTTTTTTCAAGTTTTGACTGATTGCAGTGATCTCTCTGTCTAATTAATGTTTTGCAGGCTCTACATGATGGTAAAGATGTGTTCTTTTTGCTGCAAGTTGATGGAGAATATGCTTACTCCAAAGGGTAACTTTTAATTGATTTTTCATACTCATTTGTTTTGTTAGAAGTATATTAGCATGGacataaaacaatttaaatactGTTTGCTTGGAGGCTCCGATGAATAGGAAGTTGACATGTGTGGTGAACTATTCCCACATCTTTAGTTTAAGTGCTTGAGAAACTTGTTTAGTATACTGTAACCTTGAAGTTACTTCTTTGGTTCCTGGGAAAAGACATGGTTCTCAGCTGTTTCACTAACTCTCGTTAAATTTATAATGCTATACGGTTTTTAGAATTGTGCGTAGTGTTGGACCATGACAAGAGGCTGGTCTtccttagtttttttttatcaatgatATCACTTATAAAGTTATAAGGCTTTAAATAACTACGTAGTAGTTAGGAGTCTTGTCTTGTTTTTGTCATGATTAGTTCCTCAGGTAATGCTTTGGTTTCAGCTGGGGTTGGGAGGGAGAAGGGTGATAGGAAAATATGTCCTTCATATTCTTTTCTTTGAGCGTTTAGATGATCTAaactaaatgcttctttttataCGAGTATTTTTCATTTATGCAGCCTTGTGGAATGTTTAAATGCTTTTCCTAAGAGGAACCCATAGGTCAGTATGAAACAAAGTAATTGATACTTTTACTGTTTGATGTAGTAGAATTTTAGGGCATCACCTGCATGGTTAAATGTTAATAGTAGGTTTTCTGTTTTACCCTGTTAATAAACCGAATCAGTATTTGATTATTATGGCTTTCTATGCTTCTAAGTGCGAACATTATCTAGGCGGATATGTGCTGATTATTTCCTTGTGCTAATGCAGCAATAGTAACAAATGTCCATCTGTTGCTCTTATGTTTCAGATTGGTGAGAATGCTACCTATCATAATGTGAGCATCTTTATTGACTTGCTATCCTTTTCCAACTTTTCCTTCTATAACGTAAAATAATCACCAAATATGTCTTCGTGATTCAGATGGGTGGTTGTAAAGAGTCTCCTGGTTCCTGTACCAATAAGAACTGCCGTGGTCATGAAGTTGACATCATGCATTTCTCAATAGGAACTGCTATCCCAGGACGTCTATATGGTGGAAACTTGGTAGATGCTGGGACTGGTACTGACAGGTTAGTACATTATATCCTGATGTTCGTTGTAAATAGCTAAGGGCTCGTTCGTTATCattttttgttttcagttttttacaaaactaaaaaccaaaatatgaaaaccacaaaaagtgGTTTCCggttttttgttgtcagttttcaaattCAACATGATGACTGTATGACTATTTTTTAGTTCATTACCCACTCTAAATCATATGGCTTTCAAAACAAATAAACCAAAAAACTGACAATGATACCGAACGAGCCCTTAGCTGTTTGATAGGTCCCAGATTGAACGGCTCACTTTTTTCCTTGTGTAGGTTTGGTCACTTGGTTGATGTTTATTCTTGGAACCCACACTGTCGATACCTTGATGGACTTGGGCCTTCAGGTTGGAAATTTATGTTCAATAATTCTTCGCATATGACTATGCAAGTTGTTTTTATTACTTGCTTCTGTCCTTTAAATAGTCCCTCCTATTTACATCCGATGGCTTCTGCTTTTGTATGTTTTCCGTTGATTCACTTGAATAGTGTTTGGTTGAACATGTTGTTTAATGCTGACATTACTCAGGAACCAATAACACTGCTCAGAATGATTGGAAAGGAGCTTGGTGGCACAGCAGCCTCAATGTTCATTCAGGTTAATAGGTTCTCTATCTCAGTTATCTTCTCATCAAAGTTAAAGAACTTTAATTTATCTTGAACTTTAATATAACTGTAATACCGAATTGCCTGAAAGTTGATAAATTTGTCTTAAACTTAAATGTAGAATTGCCTGAAAGTTGGTCTGTTTTAAACTTTTATGTACAAGTATATCAATACTTTAGCTTGCATTGACAGGTTTTGTGGATGAAGACAGCCCATATGCATCAAATGGAAAGAAGGGCACTtattattttgaattttcaaggCCTTTGAGAACCATGGATTGGTTTCAACAGGTATTTTATCATTCTCTGTTATTATTTTTAACTAGGTTCTTGAACTTGTGATTTGACTCCATATACTTCGGGATGCTATAGCTACGTCGTGTGCATCCTTATTTTCCGTTCATGATGGGATCCTTTATAAAGAGGCATCACATTATGTTGATGTTGTGGTTATTGAGATCAGTGGGGATGGTATGAGGAATTGAGGACTTTGTGCAGGCCTTCCCACTTGGCCATTAGTTGCACTACCTATACATGTGTAAAATATTTTATTGAAGTAGCTAACTTATTTCCTGTGGTATGTTTATGATGTAGATTATATTGCACTAAACAGCACTAATTAATGGTACCCATTGTGTGTTTACTATCagttagacctgatcaaattgCGGGCTGGGTCGGGTCATAACTTAAAAGTTCTGGCCACTATGTCGGGCCGAAAATTTCTGCCCAAAACCCATACTTCGGGCCAAAAAAAGCAGGCTTAGGGCCAGGCCAAATTTTAAACTAAAAATGCAATTTTGAGTTGTCCAAAACCCACCCAAAAACTTAAAAATCCGGGCCGGGCCTAAATTTCTTCCCCAAGCCCGCTATTTTGGGTTGGGTCGGGCCCATGATGATCAGGTCCGCTATGAGTTTGTTTACAGCCTATTTGTGCTACAAGTTTTAGCACTCGCTCCGTGATTTTAGTTTCAATATCAGGTTCAAGTAAAAGTTGGATTTCTTGTGTAAAATAGCAACATGTGAAGTAAAACGTATTTCATTTGGAATCACCTcaaaaacttttttttaaaaatttggtGTTCATGTTCCCTACATAACTTGAGAATGAATTGTTCCTCTTGTAATGGCAGGATGCTCAATTCAAGATTGGTGACACGAGCAAGTTCTCAGCCGCTTTTTGGTACCCAGTAGACGGTAAACCATGGCATGGTTCTGGACATTACACGGTCAGCTGTGATTGGCTACCACTGAATTTTATCTCTGGAGGATCTACGCTTACTGGATCCGGGACTGCAACAACAAGCTCCTGGGATGCAGCTgttgctttctctctcctactctCGGTGGTTGCTTTCTGCTTGTCTGTTTTTGTAGGATACCGAGTTTCCATGCGGAGGGATACACCCTATACAGAGATGAGCCATCTTTAGGTTGATTAGTGATTGTATGTTGTATTTATAATAGTTTTGAACTTccattttttgttttgttagtTTCCATTCTTTGTTATATTCAAATGTATTTGTCATAGTTCATGACTCGGATTACACTATATTATATTCTTATGGAATgaaagggg contains:
- the LOC110776794 gene encoding uncharacterized protein isoform X2, which codes for MLLFRPLFVLLVVFLTLLFAPINSHNESGEWSCESSESGTQIAAEFRPGVVTLDGHPDDWKDIGGFDFSLLPALDPHEDDAYKGGKMTVKALHDGKDVFFLLQVDGEYAYSKGNSNKCPSVALMFQIGENATYHNMGGCKESPGSCTNKNCRGHEVDIMHFSIGTAIPGRLYGGNLVDAGTGTDRFGHLVDVYSWNPHCRYLDGLGPSGTNNTAQNDWKGAWWHSSLNVHSGFVDEDSPYASNGKKGTYYFEFSRPLRTMDWFQQDAQFKIGDTSKFSAAFWYPVDGKPWHGSGHYTVSCDWLPLNFISGGSTLTGSGTATTSSWDAAVAFSLLLSVVAFCLSVFVGYRVSMRRDTPYTEMSHL
- the LOC110776794 gene encoding uncharacterized protein isoform X1; its protein translation is MRKKRALHDGKDVFFLLQVDGEYAYSKGNSNKCPSVALMFQIGENATYHNMGGCKESPGSCTNKNCRGHEVDIMHFSIGTAIPGRLYGGNLVDAGTGTDRFGHLVDVYSWNPHCRYLDGLGPSGTNNTAQNDWKGAWWHSSLNVHSGFVDEDSPYASNGKKGTYYFEFSRPLRTMDWFQQDAQFKIGDTSKFSAAFWYPVDGKPWHGSGHYTVSCDWLPLNFISGGSTLTGSGTATTSSWDAAVAFSLLLSVVAFCLSVFVGYRVSMRRDTPYTEMSHL